The Carassius auratus strain Wakin unplaced genomic scaffold, ASM336829v1 scaf_tig00214183_4049273_7079891, whole genome shotgun sequence genomic interval GCTAGTAACTTAGTCGTTAAAGCTAATGCGTATAAACGAAGTTCATGATAAAGCCTTCTTATATTTTAGAAGCTTCTTTAAACGCTGTCAAAgatattactataatataataaaaatctactcgtaaataacaataatatccGAATGTAAGGGTTTGTTGTTATGCAAAACTGAACTGCGTGCAACACTTCATGTAACGTAAATAAAGGCATTTCATTCTGAATACTCTGGCTCAGACCCTAGTGAGCTAcatacctagacagcatttctgGGCATTGTCTAGGTAGGCTGCTCCCTATCTTGCTGTTATTTTCAACAGTCATGCAGAGGCACTCATCTGTGCTGATACTTTTGTTTCTCTGCAGTTCTCCTCTATGCTCCAGCTGCGGCCGGTGGAGGAGGATGAATCAGCTGCTGAGAGTCTGGAGCTGAACCGAGCTGTGGCTGACAATGACCATTTCCTGCTGGCCAAGCTACTTTCACAAGAACGTTACAGGAAGTGCATTAATCAGCAGAGCGGTTGGGGGATCCCAGGTACCCCGTTACGTATGGCTGCGTCAAAAGGTACGTCTGTCACCCTTCCATGCACTCTCAGATGTCACATCTGAGTTTGTTGTCCACCACGACCACAACGCAGCAATTATTTGCCCTGTAGGTCACCTGAGGTGCCTGCAGTTGCTCCTGGCCCATGGGGCAGAGGTAGACCGACTTGATGTTAAAGCCCAGACCCCtcttttcactgctgtgtgtgggCGTTACCTGAGCTGTGTGCTCGCACTTCTCCGTGCCGGAGCTAATCCAAATGGAAGTCATCTGAACAACAGCTCGCCCGTGCTCACTGCCGCTCGAGAGGGTGACCCGGAGATCCTCCGCCAGCTGCTTCAGCATGGGGCGGAGGTCAACGCCAGGTCAAAGGTTACGCTTTGGGCCTCAGGGGTTGCTGTGTGCAGTGGCCCGCTTTACCTGTCAGCCATATATGAACACCTGGATTGCTTCAAAATGTTGCTGTTATATGGGGCAGATCCGAACTATAACAGTCCGGATGAGAATGTGATCGGCAGAGGCACGCAGCAGAAGACAGTCCTGGAATTGTGTTTGAGACACGGCTGTGGAGTCGAATACATTCAACTGCTCATTGACTTTGGGGCAAACGTCTACCTGCCGACCCTCATCATAGAAAAGAGCACCAAACAGAATGAAGCTCTTGAGCTGTTGCTGAAAGAGCGAGGTGAGAGAAGTACAAGCAGTATTGtagcattgtttttgttttttaattgccaTTGTTCTTGAAtggaataaaaaatttaataaaatatttaattattttcccctcatgattctgagaaaaaaatagtCAAAATTGCAAAGTATAAACTCAGAGTTGACATATAAAcccagaattgcaagatataaactcgcaattcggAGAAAAAAATGAATCGGTTTGTCTTTGAATTCAGAGGGTTTTTTTCCCTCATAATTGTGAGTATATATATCTTATAAATCTGACTTTTTATCTTCCAATTTTGAGCTCAAATCTTACAATTCAGAATTATGaggaaaatgtcagaattgtgagataaaatgttgccattaatttttttttatttataatttttgttttattcgttCTGGAAAAAAGCTTccatattatcatttattaactaaaactattaactgtctttaaaaaaaattaaaaatacaatgtttgtatgatacaatgttttattaaacTTGTCAacaatctaaaataaatacatttaagttgaagtacttaaACTACTAAAACTGAGATTTACTAAATTACTAAagctaaatgaaaaataaatatacataaaaagacaaaagcacataaaattatttgaattcaaataaataaaaattaaagctaattttaaatgaattcaaaataaacaaattagtacataaatgataaaacaaataaaaataacactgattatcATGCAATTGTTAaatcaccttttttattttttctctctcgctctctctctctctctttttttttttaaacagggtgTCCGAAGACTCTTGTCTCTCAGTGTAGATTGGCTATTCGTAGACACCTGATACAGGTGAACAAGATTCATTCTTTGGACTCTCTGGAGATTCCACCCAGGCTCATCGACTATCTCAAACACAACCCTGTGAACAGTGCATTGGTTTACTGACAAAACAGAGTACTCCACTGTGCCTTTACTAAAGGACAGACTCATTTATTCACACACAGACTGGACAGGTGGACCATACAGACATCAGAGGGAGCGAAACAGACAGAAGATCTGGACTTATGATGTGGACTCATTCGTATGCAATCTCACAGACAGACCGATACACTGCTAACATCCCTGGTTTACATAAATGGAGTGTGTTAAACATCCTCATAAATTAATTTGCTGTAATTTCCTTCAAAATTGAAAGTGTATATTACCAGAAGTGTTGTTGTAAATTCTCTTAAACTATGCATTGTCGTAAAGTCTGTTCTGCCTTTTCAAGATCATGTGGAGGTTTTAGTTTCTCATACCAAATTCAGCAATGATTTTTACAGAATCATTAGCGTTTTGTTTATCAGTAGCAGCTTGATGAAGCATGTAAAAATGTTCAGAACTGGCTTATTAATCTTAATAAGATATATAAACTCCATTGTGATGTGCTTGTATCAGTGAATCCATTGTTTAGAACATATAGACACTTCCAACAGATCATGTCACGTAACCTCCATTGTGCAGGTAGCATGTAATGGAGATCATTCTGTTCCTGTGAGGTTAAAGACTTCAAAATGAACATCAGTTCCAGAGCTAGTCCTCAGAAGGATTTATAGCATAAGTATTAAAGTATAACAGTCTTATGCTAAATGGGGTTTACAATACAGATGCAGGTGTATTTTGAAGATGTAATTCTATGGATGGCGTCTGGCTTGTTATTTTGTTCATAAAATTGAACTGCTGAACATCAGAACGTTTATGTGTCGTTTCCTTACATTTATGGGATAGctcagttcatttttatttataaagcacaataaaacaacaacGTTTGACCATTGTGCTGAACTATATCATTTAAGAGAAATCAAAGCACATAATATGGCAAGACAGACAAGTAATAATTTTGAATAAGCCTCTTTTAGCTCATACACTGTAAGCCTTCTCTAAATGATAGGCTTTTAGATTTCCTTTAAAAAGTTATTGTGTTGCAATTGTTCTAATAGAGATTGGAAAGCTGTTCCAAGGTTTTCTTTAGCCTAGATCTAGGGACCAATAAGTTTCGATGACCTTAGACATCTGGGGTGGGTAACCTCAAAAGATCAGAAAGATATGAAGGTGCCCGTCCATTTAAAACCTTAAGAACATAATGTATTACTATTCTAAAATGGATTGACAACCAGTGCAGAAAGAGTAGGAtgtgtaatatatttgtatttgcgAGTGCTAGTCAAAAGTCTAGCAGCTGTGTTTTGTACTGTTTGTAGGCGATTCATATCATATGTGATTGGATAATACAGATATACACTGAATTGTAGTGGTCTAGTCGAGATGAGATGAAAGCATGTATAACTCTCTCAGACTCAGCAAGAGTTCAAAAACTCTTCACCTTAGCAAGGAGTCTAAGCTGAAAGAAACTTTATTTAACTACTGCTTGCTTAACAAAATTCAAAGCAGAATCAAACAAAAcacctaatttattattattattattatttttacaaaggGCTTGATATATGCTGGCAGATCACCCAGGACTTGCTGTGTGTTGCCAGATAGAGCTAAAGGTCCGAATACAATAGCCTCAGTCTTACTCTCATTGAGGTTAAACAAATTAAGAGACATCCAAGCTTTAATATCAGACAGACAAACAGTTAAAGCACTCTAAACCTGGCTGTCATTTGCTTAAAAGGCACTTAAATTTGAGTGTAAATTGAGTGTTGAGTGGGTAATTTGAGGTGCCAGTTTCCATATAGAGACCTTCCCCCCACCTTCATAAAGTTTTATTGCACTGATATGGAAAAACATATACATTCTAAACCAGGTTCATTTTGATAATTGTCAATTCATTTTGaattagcaattatttttatattttcagtgttcttttttaatttaagtttaacttTTAGTAGTTATGTTTTGTACTTGTGTCATTGttgtttcaaaaatatttgttctgtttcatttttatttcattatgtttttcatgcaatttattcaaatgaacaaacataattttcatggttttagttaacaataacaatactgcTTTAAGCTTTTAGATGCCGGGGACCCCCAcgcttttctaaaataaaaaggcattaaaatgaaataattggcCTTTATATTGTCATTGTACTTTTCacaataattataattcaaataCAGATTTGTTTAGGTGGCAGAGAGTAACTTAAGTTAACACATTAACGTTGACATAACCTAAAACACATTtagtaaaattatgtttttttcactATCAAATTTTCTGTGGACCCCAAGGCCTGTTGCAGACCAATGGGGGTCCCCGATCATAGTTTGGCCAGACAAACTTGCAGCAAAACTCAAAGTATTTAACAAATTAATCACTTTCGTgttaattgtttatattattttattgtacagcCTATTGCTATTATGTACTTTATTACCTTTAAAAATGacctctttttgttttttatttttttcctgtgactGCGAATACCATGGtactacatttcccagaatgcacgtAGCACGGAAACGCCGCCAGTTGCTCCAGAGCTCAATGAACAAAGTGAATCATAGCCGCGAGCTCCTGCAGCGCTACGCGAGGGCAGAGCACATCACGGCACGCTCGGGCGGAAAAGATGGACAAATAAGGCGAGTATCGCTGATGTTTGTATCTCTGTGTATTATTCGCTCATTGATTGTATACGTACGTGAGTGTTCATGCAGAAACAGCTGTTTGTGAATGCAAGTTAGGTGTATATCAGTGAAGCGGTCGCGAGCTGGTTAGCGTCTGGGCTAGCGCGCGCCAGTTGCGCGTTCATTCGCAGTGATGGTGTCCAGCTGGGGACACTGTGTGCAGTCTTTTAATAGAAGTTCTTTTCCAATACTAATAACAGTTTCACTGCAGTAGTTGGAGAAATTGGTCCATGGGGTGTAGTTCTGTGGACTTCAAGCTATCTCTTATGTTTTCTTTCCTTTGTTTATGATGTACTTACAGTGAGAGTTCAGGCCCAATGGCTTCAGTCAGCTTTTGTTTTGATTGTAGGTTTAATCCAGCGTATGTGTTGCATTGCAGGACATTCAGGTTGCAACACTTTAATGTCATCGTGTTTGTTTTTGTACTGTTGTAGGTTTGCCTGTCTGCCTCTGTGGtttagattttgtatttatttaatcaaattatgtCTACCTAACGTTAAATAAGCAAACGTAATTTACTCATTCCATAGCCCAGAGACAAACTGCATGATAGTACATTTTGTTCTTAGTGATAGCTGTAACCACTGGGGAAACAACAGTGCAAATAATGCAAAAGATATGATAAAGTTACACACAAGTATGATataaaacgtaaaaataaaacctttattattggtttgattaatttaataataataataataataaaataggctTATGGTGAATTTATTTTGAGTTAATTTAACTGGTGGTTACCTAGTCAGAATAGGACTTTGTTTTTTCTCACTTGTCAAAATTACAACCATGTTTACTAAATGAGCCCAAggaattgtattaatatattcataaatagaccctttgaatatttatatttatcaaatatgatagtatatttagaattttggggttttacttgattttttattGGGCTTAAAGAGATGGGCGTCTCAAACAGAGATGTACAGATACAACTTTTAGTGTCTAAATAcaattttgtaaatgtttcttaataaatat includes:
- the LOC113091421 gene encoding ankyrin repeat and SOCS box protein 12: MTEFFSGGVCAHSARSGRPSNSFRCLLPVSVWLISSFSSMLQLRPVEEDESAAESLELNRAVADNDHFLLAKLLSQERYRKCINQQSGWGIPGTPLRMAASKGHLRCLQLLLAHGAEVDRLDVKAQTPLFTAVCGRYLSCVLALLRAGANPNGSHLNNSSPVLTAAREGDPEILRQLLQHGAEVNARSKVTLWASGVAVCSGPLYLSAIYEHLDCFKMLLLYGADPNYNSPDENVIGRGTQQKTVLELCLRHGCGVEYIQLLIDFGANVYLPTLIIEKSTKQNEALELLLKERGCPKTLVSQCRLAIRRHLIQVNKIHSLDSLEIPPRLIDYLKHNPVNSALVY